GTCTCAGTCCATGTCGGCGGGACGCTTTTTTATCCCAAATGTGTCTGAGGAGGCTAAAGATTTGTAAATGGTTTGGCAGAGGTAGAGCTAAAGCCATCATCATGTCTGAAGCCAGTATCAACACGGCGTTTATGAAATATGAATGGGTTTTTCCATAGCAATATTGATATGCTGagaatgtgtgtttgtggtgaTGTTATCCAGGTTGaaaggtaacactttataataacaacaCTGCCTCTTTAAAGgatgaacaaagacttcatttataacaaacaaatattaaGTGTTTATGTTTATCCTAATCCTAAATCCTAACCCCAActccttaattaagtagttactaagccgtAATCATCATATTAATTAAGTCAGcgtcatagactgtgtaaacaaGTGGATTAAGCGAGTGcgacgtcatccatagcgttcggAAAATGATGcaaatcgaggctagcagttacagcgatgaatttggagccgagttgcaaATTAGGAATTCtggccgcgagtatcatagcaaccaaagagccaatctggagcgagactgttgaaggtaacccgcccacaccgctggtttaacagggagcgggcgcttagcaacgctgtcaatcaaacctgttgctaaagccaGCGGGAGTGatctcggagaaagaaggcagcagatttgtctcttattattgttcatatcttaagttaTGGAgacagtagtgaaataaaaacaccaggatcatgtagagcgggttaatatgaacattttaagacgaaaatgatgagtctggcagcagcagttacagagagaggggacacagttttccaatgtaaagtgaattgaagccagagtcgatgaggctggaagcgcgcccatgatcacttcctatttggaacgcggcggctagcaggttagctatgtccatttacatatacagtctgtggctttacatcacacattacacacacatccGTAAACCATTTACCTTTCATGTTTGTCAAAGTGGGCactgctctaccaactgagccactgttgcccctataatttgactttaagtaacacacctcctctccttccaggtaaaataaagtacatttCTTCAAAGACAAGGTGAGCCGGATTGCGACGCCAACGCCTTAATCAAAGTTTATCTGCGCGGTCATGCTAATATTTGCCCTGCATGATTCCATTTGAACAGATCCAGCTCATGTGTAAACAGCTGTTTTCCAGTAGCGACGAgcgaaaagaagaaaaaataaagcgTCTTCTTAACAAACGCTTAGGGAGGTCTTCGCCAATCTCGCTACGTTACTCCAGTGTTGGCCTTAACGAGCCTGGGGTACCACTGTTTCGGGGGGTTTATTCTgaataacaatatgaaatgactcACACACTGGGAGCATATGTTTAGCCGTGTAACCTCATCGTCACGGAACAAACCTGACCCTGGAGCAGAGCCTATAGAGACCGCTTCATACCAGTCCAACGTGTTTGAACAATACTGCAGCTAATAGTTTAAAAACTCttgaaaaattgtaaaaatgtaaaatatatactcGTAAATTGTTTCATTCTGTTACGACGAAGCGTTAATTTTAATATAACTTATGTGCCATATGTGTACAGCTAAGTCTCTATTATGTTTAAAGCCTcattaagtaacttttcttgtgcaTTCCTCAGCctgacatgttccacagtatggcaagcAAGCCAAAAAGGCaaattacaggttagatctacGGAAAAGCCACCCCAGTAACAATATTTCAACTGTTTTTGCAATGAAAttccatgtatttgaataaaagcaagaCATATGGGTTTCATGCTAGGCTAACAAACAAAGAAGCAGTACGCTATCCActggaaatgttacacagtgcatctttaaattcgATGCCACATCAACTTGcataaaaatcataatttgtTGCGTTAAGGTGGACTTACACAGCTAATTTTAAACTGCACCTGAACCTAAACGTGCCCTAAAAGAAGACTGTATCCAAAATTAGGGTCAGCTGTGTGACCTTTATGAATAAAACTCACAAATGGCCATCGGGGAGCGCTACACATTTAGTCAGTGACCGGATACAACCCCAGCAGCAATAGAGCAAAAGTACAACATATACTTTTccatattgtttatttattagtcGTTAAGTGGGACATTGAACATCACTTATGTCTTGGCTAATTTCAGCGCCATCAGATATTCTCGAGATTCAGGTGAAAgctggttttaaaatgtgaaataaaaacaacatttcattTGGCAAAGGGCACAATCCACACACACAGCTTTACAGTATCCCTCATGTTAGCATATTCAGAATCCGAAATGTTACAGTGTTGAGTCTTTTGAAAATGGCCTTATTAATTATACCCACACTAAAcatgaaatatattaaaaaaaacatcaatataatgtcattttaaacaagAGAAGCCTATACACTTTTCTGTAACATAAGTCCATGTACTGTGTGTTGTCCAGTGGTCAGTCCAGATACAGGATGAAGCCGGAGAAGGTGCTGTACTTGTTGTTATTGCCTCCGTGCGCTTTGCCTCCGTCCAGTTTGACGTACACCTCGTCTCCAGAGTCCAAGTGCAGCAGCGCAGTGTTACTGGCGTAGTCGTAGTTCTGGTCCGCGTCCTGCGCGATGGCACTGGCTCTGACctgatacagaaaaaaacacaaaacgtgCAAATAGTCTGTGAACTGTAATAAACACACGAATGTTTCAGTGATGGTAAAACGCCACTCGACTAGGCATTGGTGGAACAATCAGCTTTTACGCACGACAGTCACGTCCATCTCAGCGTGCGCACGCGGTGGTGTGAGCACAAATAAGACTCGTCTTTAGATATAGAAACATGAATGAATAGATTAAGTACATTGTTATGTTGTATGACGCGTACTCAGCGAGAAAATGGATGTGAGAGGCGTGTGTGAAGCGCATTTGGTGCGTAAAAACGAGTCCAAGACATTACGCACCAAATTACACGAATGGAAATTGCGTTTCTAACTTACATTACAGTAATGTAATGATAAACCACAGCTGCTCGTGGTATACGGATGCCAATTAGCCTGAAACCGGGTTTTATTGTAACTAGACTATGTAATTGATCAGTGCAAATCAGTTCTATAAACAAAATCATTTTGGTCTCGTTTGTCCCGTGCGTTAGTCAAACTGAACCAGATGTTGTCTTTACATGTCCTTTCAGTTTGTGTCTTTACCTGTCCGTTCTTGCACAGGTCTGCCCACATACTGGTGCCGTCTCCTCCGCGCATCAACACGTGGTAGGTGAAGAAGTACATCCCGGGCACCTGGCACGTGAACTTGCCAGTGCTCGCGTCGTAGTGGTTTCCCAGGTTTGTGATCACGTCGTCGAACTTTAGCACCTCGTAGCCCTCGTGGGGATTCTTCAGACCAACATAAAATGCGATGCGTAAAGGGTTGGTGGACGAGTTCTGGTCGCTCTCAGTGGTATCCGCTGTCCCGGTTGTTAAAGTTGGTACGGACAGTTTGGGGCCCCTTTCTCCCGGCGGGCCCCTGGGTCCCGGTGGCCCCGGTGGTCCCGGCTCGCCTGGTGGTCCTCTGGGTCCAGGTTTCCCCGGTCTGCCCGGTTCCCCGCGGGTCCCCTGCGCCATAGGAGGCTGTGGCAGCGCGTTGGCACTCTGCTTCATGGCTGTTGCGCCCCCCGGTTTGGCGCTGTAGGGGTCACACACCATTCGGCACGTGCCCATCATCTCGTAATAGTGCGCCGAGCTCTCGGTGGAGCGCAACATGAACAGAGGGACCGCGATGACCACCGCCAACAGGACCATCACGGACACACAGACCGCGACCAGCAGCGCCCGCTTCCTCCCGGAATAGATGGACGGCGCGCAGTCCGCGGAGGCGCGCCGAGAGGGAATGGTGGCTACGAACACTTCCACTCAATAAACTGCGGTGGTCCTCACGAACGCATCCCCCTGCGTCCACACTCCGACTGTCTGTGGCACGAGCCCCTGTGGAGCGGCTGGGACCGGGCTGAGCGCGCGGGAGGGCTGGAGGAGAGCGCGCGGCCAGATGTGGACAGCTGCAACGCAAATCAGACCGGAAGAGAGCGCCCTGACCTTCAGATTAAGAGATGGGCAGTTATGTGTTTATCAGATGTCACATTAGTTTGACTGTTGGACTGTTGGCCATCCTCACGTGATTTAAGGAGCATAAATGATGAGCCGTGGGTGAGGTCAAAGACAGTGGCCAGTCAGTGTGTGGGAGTCATTTGAACTGTTAAACGTGCTGTCTGCTCATGCACCTGTCACACCACACTCCACCTGCCTGACGTCTGTAATAATCTATAATAAGACATTTAATTTGACCAGTATTCAACACCTGCACATGGGCAagaacacatgtgaatgaagccCAAACCTCACATTGAgtttccccccctctctctgaccCATTGTGTAAACCAAAGGCAGCATctgggtgcgtgtgtgtgcatttgaCTCAGATAAAGTCACTCTCCTCGCTCAGGGCTGCTGCAGAACATTCACGAAGCaaccaaccaaaacaaactATACACATGTGTCACCCAAGTGCAGAAAATGAGGCTATGATTGAGTTTCGGGTCCTTCCTCTCAGATAGGATGTCTTCATCAGTCTGGCGCGATGATGTCTTATTTTCAAACGAATACACCGTGAATTCAGATTTGGGCTAAATTAAAATTCCCCAAGAGCACAGCCGATCATTACTCTGTTGCATACAAATGTGTCTCCAATGGCGTCTTTAGTTTTTGAGGACAGCGAGGACTTGAAAGTTGAATAGAGCCTTTGTTACTTAATCCACTCGTTATTTCAATTGTAAGTGGCTCGTTGAAACCGAAATGCATCCACAAAGATATGTCTAAAATGTGTCTAATAGAATCGCAGTCTGGGTTTCTTCTTCAGAGCTCAAGGTGATGTCTGAGGATCTGTCCGGGACTTGAGGCTTAATTCACAAGCCTGCTGCGGCCAATAGCAATTTCACCCATGCTCAAGTCAGATTTAAacctccaaaatggccgacgtcTGGAGGTGAGCGAGAAAACCAAGGTTAACAACATGATACCTTTGTAATTTTCTGCTTTTATGGTTGTTTAGGTGGATAAAATGTttacctaggcctgtcacggtaacaaATCGTgcagtttgatatatcgctgaagtaaacatagatgataaacgatgatattgaaactaatttacgccactgacaagaactcaagagcagatttaaaccacaagaaCTATTCTAAATGGACAATATTagtaaaaatcatgagctgcaataagtaaacagcagaatgaaacactttagtactttagtttgcatctgtaatgagacaTACAAGTTATTTACTCAAACTTTTACggtttaaatcttatcatatagccaaaaaataaccaaaaaattcccagtagtgcaaagaaaatgcacacaataaatactgaccacaaaataatattaagaaTCTTGTACGAAATAATCTTTAAATATGGTGCAAAGTGAATTCTGTACAATATTATGGTTACAGTGAGGTCTAATTGTGAATGTATTGTTTTCACAgttgtgattggctgattaCTCTTAAGGGGGCGGTCCCTTAACTTTTATAaggggagcggaaggggctGACCTCACACCTGAAAAAGGTCAGAGGGACCAAAGGgttgtactaataaaagtgaaccaagagtgagacagtgagcgggagtcttcttaaaacATTTCATGCTAAATTTCAACAGATTTCTAGTTTTGCTTATTTCAGTTGCCTCTATATCAGTTTATTAGActaaatactgttttttttttttttatattactgtcaaattaaataaataaatgacattcAGATTAGATTAAAACTGAAGATCATGTGACCGCTGGGGCAAAGCTTATTGAtcaatatgtttattttatgctaATATCTGATTTAGTTGATAATTTTTCCACTGTTTTTCTATAACTCTATAATGCACCAATTTGAtatcttattttattaaaatctctGCACATGGACGCAAATTCTCCTCTAAACACCTATTTCGAAAGCAAATATAAAATTTCCGTAGCTTGGAACTGGCACCAAGATTGACTTataaccagtggtggatgaagtgctcagttaagtaaaagtacagatatcagagcaaaaaaaactctagtaaaagtatcacctgaaaaaatTTAGTTAAGTATTGAAGCAcctgtttataaatgtactttaagagtaaaaattacAAGTATTTCTTgaagattttgaggttttataaagcttcaagtggagtgtttttgataaagatttatgctggattttgttcaacagatgCAATTGATTGATTTTcaagctgttt
This genomic window from Periophthalmus magnuspinnatus isolate fPerMag1 chromosome 2, fPerMag1.2.pri, whole genome shotgun sequence contains:
- the LOC117382555 gene encoding complement C1q-like protein 2, producing the protein MVLLAVVIAVPLFMLRSTESSAHYYEMMGTCRMVCDPYSAKPGGATAMKQSANALPQPPMAQGTRGEPGRPGKPGPRGPPGEPGPPGPPGPRGPPGERGPKLSVPTLTTGTADTTESDQNSSTNPLRIAFYVGLKNPHEGYEVLKFDDVITNLGNHYDASTGKFTCQVPGMYFFTYHVLMRGGDGTSMWADLCKNGQVRASAIAQDADQNYDYASNTALLHLDSGDEVYVKLDGGKAHGGNNNKYSTFSGFILYLD